CCATTTTTGCTCAATGTAAGCCCACTTTAATTCCCATTTGCTCTTCTtttcaattgatttttaaaaaagtttctTTCTTTGTTATTGTTTCTGATTCTTGTTCTTGTTTTTGTTGGTTTCTTGGGCAATGCAGGTGAGTTTAGCCGGTGCCAGGGTTCTGCTGGCCGGTGACAGTCCATTTACGCCAAAAGCATATCTTATCCGGTACTGGGACAAGGAGATCCACAGCAATTTACCAAAATCTACATTCATTTTATCCAAAGCTTCCCCATTGAACGCCGTGGACGCCGCCACTTTTACCAAACTCGCCTCCCAAAATGCCCTCTCCACGAAGTTTCCTGCTTTCTGTTCCTCCGCCAAGCTCTTCTGCTTCCCTGATTTAGCGCCCAGTCTAGATAAGCACGATGGTAACTCTAACTTTGCGGTCTATTTTGACAAGAACTTTACCAATTACGGCACGGATTCGGTGAACGGAGTCGACTCGTTCAAGAACTATTCAGATGGAGAAAATATCCCTGTGAATTCTTTTCGCCGATATGGTCGTGACTCCATCGATCATAACGAAAAGTTTTCTGCTTATGGTCCTGATGGGAACGTCGTCGACCAAAGCTTCAACACCTACGGTGCCCATAGCAGCGGTGGCGCTGGCGAGTTCAAGGAATACAATGACCAGGTGAATGTACCAGATCTCCGTTTCGCATCTTATTCAGATCACGGGAATCGCAAGGCCCAAAAATTCTCAAGCTATACAGGGGATACAAACTCCGGCAGTGAATCGTTCACCAGTTATGGGAAGAATGGGGTAGCAACCCCTAATGAGTTTACGAGTTATGCAGACGACTCGAATGTGATTGGGTCGGAATTTACAAATTACGGCGAGGATAGCAATGGGGCTAATAATACCTTCAAGTCTTATGGGTCGAACGGAAATGTTCCAGAGAACAATTTCAAGAACTACGGCGCTGAAGGAACTGTTAGTGTTGATTCCTTCACCTCTTACAGGGAAGAATCCAATGTGGGTGACGATTCCTTCCAATCTTATGCTAAAAAATCAAGTGCTGGAGCTGCATATTTCAAAAATTATGGCCAATCTTTCAATGAGGGTTCTGATACATTTACTGGGTATGGTGAAGGAGCAAATGAGCCGAAGGTTGGGTTCAAGATCTATGGAGAGAACTCCACTTTCAAAGAGTACGCCGATAAAAAGACCACCTCCTTTTCCGATTACAGAAAACAAAGCTCTGCTACTGCTTCCGATGAAAAAACAGCAAAGACAGCCAGTGGTAGTTTGGTAAATAAGTGGATTGAGCCTGGCAAATTCTTCCGTGAGTCTGAGCTGAAGAAGGGGAACGTGATGCCTATGCCTGACATTAGAGATAAAATGCCAAAAAGGTCATTTTTGCCCCGGACAATCACCTCAAAATTACCATTTTCCACCTCCAATATCGCTTCATTGAAGGAAACTTTCCACGCTGCTGATAATTCCACCATGGAGAAGATAATTAAGGACGCCCTTGAGGAATGCGAAAGAGCCCCCACTCCCGGCGAGACCAAGCGCTGCGTCGGCTCCGCCGAGGACTTGATCGACTTTGCCACTTCCGTCTTGGGCCGCAATGTGGTGGTCCGTACAACTGCAAACGTGAACGGGTCAAAGAAGAAAATCATGATCGGATCAATCAAAGGAATCAACGGTGGTAAAGTGACCAAGTCAGTATCTTGCCATCAGAGTTTGTTCCCTTATTTGCTCTATTACTGCCACTCGGTTCCCAAAGTTCGGGTATACGAAGCGGACATTTTGGATCCGAATAGCAAGGCTAAGATTAATCACGGTGTTGCCATTTGTCATCTCGATACTTCCGTTTGGAGCCCCAGCCATGGTGCATTCTTGGCTTTGGGTTCGGGTCCAGGTAAGATCGAGGTATGTCACTGGATTTTCGAGAATGATATGACTTGGGTTACCGCGGATAATTAAACTTGTGGAACAGAGGTTGGATTGGATTGTGTGATTTTTGGCATCGCCTCTGATTTGGGTTTGAACCGCTGGCTAAGAAAAGTTAGCCGATGGGTTGATCTTTAGAGCAGAGTTAAATTAGAGTGTTTTTAATTATAAGTCGTGGGTTTCTTATTTATTTGCGACAAGGTTATGTCGTTTTGAGAAAAACTTATTATTgtcaattataaatattttgtcaATAATAAATCTCTCATCGATGATGAGATCTTGTTGGAATttaattttgcattttttttaaattttagaattccTAAAACAGAATTACACTATTATTAAGACATTAAAACAATAGAAAAATAACAAAGATGATAaaggaaataaataaatgaaaaggaCAAAGGGTAAAGTTAAGAaggaaata
This genomic interval from Manihot esculenta cultivar AM560-2 chromosome 12, M.esculenta_v8, whole genome shotgun sequence contains the following:
- the LOC110628607 gene encoding polygalacturonase 1 beta-like protein 3 translates to MQAHPFSPLFLFFLCFPFLLNVSLAGARVLLAGDSPFTPKAYLIRYWDKEIHSNLPKSTFILSKASPLNAVDAATFTKLASQNALSTKFPAFCSSAKLFCFPDLAPSLDKHDGNSNFAVYFDKNFTNYGTDSVNGVDSFKNYSDGENIPVNSFRRYGRDSIDHNEKFSAYGPDGNVVDQSFNTYGAHSSGGAGEFKEYNDQVNVPDLRFASYSDHGNRKAQKFSSYTGDTNSGSESFTSYGKNGVATPNEFTSYADDSNVIGSEFTNYGEDSNGANNTFKSYGSNGNVPENNFKNYGAEGTVSVDSFTSYREESNVGDDSFQSYAKKSSAGAAYFKNYGQSFNEGSDTFTGYGEGANEPKVGFKIYGENSTFKEYADKKTTSFSDYRKQSSATASDEKTAKTASGSLVNKWIEPGKFFRESELKKGNVMPMPDIRDKMPKRSFLPRTITSKLPFSTSNIASLKETFHAADNSTMEKIIKDALEECERAPTPGETKRCVGSAEDLIDFATSVLGRNVVVRTTANVNGSKKKIMIGSIKGINGGKVTKSVSCHQSLFPYLLYYCHSVPKVRVYEADILDPNSKAKINHGVAICHLDTSVWSPSHGAFLALGSGPGKIEVCHWIFENDMTWVTADN